Proteins from a genomic interval of Amycolatopsis sp. cg13:
- a CDS encoding CaiB/BaiF CoA transferase family protein produces MKQGPLAGLRVVELAGLAPAPFACMILADLGADVIRVDRATPGSDVLGIPNDPLARGRRSVGVNTKTPEGVEVVLKLAESADVLIEGFRPGVAERMGIGPEQVHARNPRLVYGRMTGWGQDGPLASAAGHDINYIGVAGALDPIGRAGERPVPPLNLVGDFGGGGLMLAMGVLAALHERTTSGRGQVVDASMVEGAALLTTSLHGMRAAGVWPGERGENLLDGGAPFYDTYETADGKYVAIGAIEMRFWADLVKVLGLENEDLPMHVDQSQWPRLRKILEEAVGRFTRDELVARAEGTDACLTAVLSPWEAAEHPQNAARGTFVDIGGTVQPAPAPRFDRTPAATPEAPHEKGSDTAEVLAELGYDDAGVSALREAGAIL; encoded by the coding sequence GTGAAGCAAGGTCCGCTCGCCGGGCTGCGGGTGGTGGAGCTGGCCGGGCTCGCGCCGGCTCCGTTCGCCTGCATGATCCTGGCCGACCTCGGCGCCGACGTGATCCGCGTCGACCGCGCCACCCCGGGCTCCGACGTGCTCGGCATCCCGAACGACCCGCTTGCCCGCGGCAGGCGTTCGGTCGGCGTGAACACGAAAACGCCCGAGGGCGTCGAAGTGGTGCTCAAGCTGGCCGAAAGCGCCGACGTGCTGATCGAAGGCTTCCGGCCGGGCGTCGCGGAGCGGATGGGCATCGGCCCGGAGCAGGTGCACGCGCGCAACCCGCGGCTCGTGTACGGCCGGATGACCGGCTGGGGCCAGGACGGTCCGCTCGCGTCGGCGGCCGGGCACGACATCAACTACATCGGCGTCGCCGGCGCGCTCGACCCGATCGGCCGGGCAGGCGAACGCCCGGTGCCGCCGCTCAATCTGGTCGGCGACTTCGGCGGGGGCGGCTTGATGCTCGCGATGGGCGTGCTGGCCGCGCTGCACGAGCGCACGACGTCCGGGCGAGGGCAGGTCGTGGACGCGTCGATGGTGGAAGGCGCGGCGTTGCTCACCACGAGCCTGCACGGGATGCGCGCGGCAGGCGTGTGGCCGGGGGAGCGCGGCGAAAACCTCCTCGACGGCGGTGCCCCGTTCTATGACACGTACGAGACCGCGGACGGCAAGTACGTCGCCATCGGCGCGATCGAGATGCGGTTCTGGGCTGACCTGGTGAAGGTGCTCGGGCTGGAGAACGAGGACCTGCCGATGCACGTCGACCAGAGCCAGTGGCCGCGGCTGCGCAAGATCCTGGAGGAAGCGGTCGGCCGGTTCACGCGCGACGAACTGGTCGCGCGGGCGGAAGGCACCGACGCGTGCCTCACCGCGGTGCTGTCGCCGTGGGAGGCCGCCGAGCATCCGCAGAACGCGGCGCGCGGAACGTTCGTGGACATCGGCGGCACAGTGCAGCCCGCGCCGGCGCCGCGATTCGACCGGACGCCCGCCGCCACGCCGGAAGCACCGCACGAGAAGGGCTCGGACACCGCGGAAGTGCTGGCGGAGCTAGGTTATGACGACGCCGGGGTTTCGGCGCTGCGGGAGGCCGGGGCGATCTTGTGA
- a CDS encoding acyl-CoA dehydrogenase family protein, which produces MPLQTQKSSWSTTELEDLRELARSFLQKEFVPNQERWAAEKKLDREIWAKAGELGLLCLSIPEEYGGGGGTFAHEAVLYEEQARAGDSAWGVTVHSGIVAHYILAYASEEKKREWLPKMATGEMVGAVAMTEPGTGSDLQNIKTRAVRDGDHYVINGAKTFITNGFHSDLVVVACKTDPDAGAQGVSLIVVETDTPGFRRGRVLDKVGLKGQDTAELFFDDVRVPAANLLGDAEGQGFIQLMLQLPQERLIIAVTAVAGLEAAVNLTIDYTKERTAFGRPIFNFQNTKFKLAEAATEAAVSRAFLDQCIERHLRGELDVQGAAMAKLWTTERVNKVVDDCLQLFGGYGYMTEYPIARAWADVRISRIFGGTSEIMKEIISRTL; this is translated from the coding sequence GTGCCGTTGCAGACCCAGAAGAGCTCGTGGAGCACCACCGAACTCGAGGACCTCCGGGAGCTCGCCCGGTCGTTCCTGCAGAAGGAATTCGTGCCGAACCAGGAGCGCTGGGCGGCGGAGAAGAAGCTCGACCGGGAAATCTGGGCCAAGGCGGGCGAGCTCGGCCTGCTGTGCCTCTCGATCCCGGAGGAGTACGGCGGGGGCGGCGGCACGTTCGCGCACGAGGCCGTGCTGTACGAGGAGCAGGCTCGCGCCGGGGACAGTGCCTGGGGCGTCACCGTCCACAGCGGAATCGTGGCGCACTACATCCTGGCGTACGCGTCGGAGGAAAAGAAGCGCGAGTGGCTGCCGAAGATGGCCACCGGCGAGATGGTCGGCGCGGTCGCGATGACCGAACCGGGCACTGGTTCAGACCTCCAGAACATCAAGACCCGCGCGGTCCGCGACGGCGACCACTACGTCATCAACGGCGCGAAAACCTTCATTACCAACGGTTTCCACTCCGACCTCGTCGTGGTCGCGTGCAAGACCGACCCGGACGCCGGCGCGCAGGGCGTCTCGCTGATCGTGGTCGAGACCGACACCCCGGGCTTCCGCCGCGGCCGCGTGCTCGACAAGGTCGGGCTCAAGGGGCAGGACACCGCCGAGCTGTTCTTCGACGACGTCCGCGTGCCCGCCGCGAACCTGCTCGGCGACGCCGAGGGCCAAGGCTTCATCCAGCTGATGCTGCAGCTGCCGCAGGAACGGCTGATCATCGCCGTGACCGCGGTCGCCGGCCTGGAAGCCGCGGTGAACCTGACCATCGACTACACCAAGGAGCGCACGGCGTTCGGCCGTCCGATCTTCAACTTCCAGAACACGAAGTTCAAGCTCGCCGAGGCGGCGACGGAAGCCGCGGTTTCGCGCGCGTTCCTCGACCAGTGCATCGAACGGCACCTGCGCGGCGAACTCGACGTGCAGGGCGCGGCGATGGCGAAACTCTGGACGACCGAGCGGGTGAACAAGGTCGTGGACGACTGCCTGCAGCTGTTCGGCGGCTACGGCTACATGACCGAGTACCCGATCGCGCGGGCCTGGGCGGACGTGCGGATCTCGCGGATCTTCGGCGGCACCAGCGAGATCATGAAGGAAATCATCTCCCGCACGCTCTGA
- a CDS encoding TetR/AcrR family transcriptional regulator, with amino-acid sequence MTEVARGHRTQAERREQTRTALLDATIDCLVEIGYSRASVQEICTRAGVSKGAVQHYFATKAELMAAAVEHLTTKLRTQLAASLGSLPGGASGVAAAIDLLWEGYSGTLSTAVTELWVAARTDPELRAAIRPVDRALGRATLGHISEVAGDLPKERAEMLFWLTVNLTRGLALDAELGGDPRRRRQLLEEWKRIAVLLYSGD; translated from the coding sequence ATGACTGAGGTCGCCCGGGGACACCGCACCCAGGCCGAACGCCGCGAGCAGACGCGCACCGCCCTGCTGGACGCGACGATCGACTGCCTGGTCGAGATCGGGTACTCGCGGGCGTCGGTGCAGGAGATCTGCACCCGCGCGGGCGTCTCGAAGGGCGCGGTGCAGCACTACTTCGCCACGAAGGCGGAGCTGATGGCCGCCGCGGTCGAGCACCTCACCACCAAGCTGCGCACCCAGCTCGCCGCCTCGCTCGGCTCGCTGCCGGGCGGCGCGTCCGGCGTCGCGGCGGCGATCGACCTGCTGTGGGAGGGCTACTCGGGCACGCTTTCCACCGCGGTCACCGAGCTGTGGGTCGCCGCCCGCACCGACCCGGAACTGCGCGCCGCGATCCGCCCGGTCGACCGCGCACTGGGCCGGGCGACGCTGGGACACATCAGCGAAGTCGCGGGCGACCTGCCGAAAGAGCGCGCGGAGATGCTGTTCTGGCTCACCGTCAACCTCACCCGAGGCCTCGCCCTCGACGCCGAACTGGGCGGCGACCCGCGTCGACGCCGTCAACTGCTGGAGGAGTGGAAGCGGATCGCCGTGCTGCTGTATTCGGGCGACTAG
- a CDS encoding succinic semialdehyde dehydrogenase, with amino-acid sequence MTSTTPANLTGQPLPATVGGVAGAPSAARAAALVARVTGGADNAPVQMTAPFTGQPITSLPQADDAEVRAAFASAREAQREWAALPVTRRQQFLLRLHDLVLARQAEVLDLVQVEAGKARIDAFDEVSATVLVAAYYGKHSAKILSPRRAPGVIPGLTRAGELRHPKGVVGIISPWNYPLALTAMDVFPALAAGNAVVQKPDNQTALSALWLQELAEEAGLPAGLWQIVLGRGSQIGDALLEECDYLCFTGSTPTGKDLAGRIAQRLTSYSLELGGKNPMIVLPDADIPKAAAGAVTACFSSAGQLCVSVERIYVHDSIREEFTREFVARTAALRLGGSLDYHAGMGSLTSKSQLETVSAHVEDARAKGAKVLTGGRPRPDLGPLFYEPTVLTDVRPGMTPFASETFGPVVSIYGFTDVTDAIERANDTPFGLNASVWTRRGRAGWEVGARLKAGTVNVNEGYAATFGTVGVPMGGMKESGAGRRNGAEGLLKYTEPQSIAVQRGMGLRPPKGVPGSLWARFMTVSMKLLRRLPGR; translated from the coding sequence ATGACGAGTACGACCCCGGCGAACCTCACCGGCCAGCCCCTGCCCGCGACCGTCGGCGGTGTGGCAGGCGCTCCGTCCGCGGCCCGCGCGGCTGCGCTGGTAGCCCGCGTGACCGGCGGCGCCGACAACGCGCCCGTGCAGATGACCGCGCCTTTCACCGGACAGCCGATCACCTCGCTCCCCCAGGCCGACGACGCCGAAGTACGCGCCGCCTTCGCCTCGGCCCGCGAGGCCCAGCGCGAGTGGGCAGCCCTGCCGGTGACCCGGCGGCAGCAGTTCCTCCTCCGCCTGCACGACCTGGTGCTCGCGCGCCAAGCGGAAGTCCTCGACTTGGTCCAGGTCGAAGCAGGCAAGGCCCGGATCGACGCGTTCGACGAGGTCAGCGCCACCGTCCTGGTCGCGGCCTACTACGGCAAACACAGCGCGAAGATCCTCTCCCCGCGCCGCGCGCCCGGCGTGATCCCGGGCCTGACCCGCGCGGGCGAACTGCGGCACCCCAAGGGCGTCGTCGGCATCATCTCGCCCTGGAACTATCCGCTCGCGCTGACCGCGATGGACGTCTTCCCGGCGCTCGCCGCCGGAAACGCCGTGGTGCAGAAACCGGACAACCAGACCGCGCTGTCCGCGCTGTGGCTGCAGGAACTGGCCGAGGAAGCCGGACTGCCCGCAGGCCTGTGGCAGATCGTGCTGGGCCGAGGCTCGCAAATCGGCGACGCGCTCCTGGAGGAATGCGACTACCTCTGCTTCACCGGCTCCACCCCCACCGGCAAAGACCTGGCTGGCCGGATCGCGCAGCGGCTCACCAGCTATTCGCTCGAGCTGGGCGGCAAGAACCCGATGATCGTGCTGCCGGACGCGGACATCCCCAAAGCCGCAGCAGGCGCGGTCACGGCGTGCTTCTCGTCAGCAGGCCAGCTGTGTGTCTCGGTCGAGCGGATCTATGTGCACGACAGCATCCGCGAGGAGTTCACCCGCGAATTCGTGGCGCGGACGGCCGCGTTGCGGCTGGGCGGCTCGCTGGACTACCACGCCGGGATGGGGTCGTTGACCTCGAAGAGCCAGCTGGAAACCGTGTCCGCGCACGTGGAAGACGCCCGGGCGAAGGGCGCGAAGGTACTGACCGGCGGACGGCCCCGACCGGACCTCGGCCCGTTGTTCTACGAGCCGACGGTGCTGACGGACGTCCGCCCCGGAATGACCCCGTTCGCCTCGGAAACCTTCGGCCCGGTGGTGTCGATCTACGGTTTCACCGATGTCACGGACGCGATCGAGCGGGCGAACGACACCCCGTTCGGCCTGAACGCGAGCGTATGGACGCGAAGGGGCCGAGCAGGCTGGGAAGTCGGCGCACGCCTGAAGGCCGGAACGGTCAACGTGAACGAGGGCTACGCAGCAACCTTCGGAACGGTCGGCGTCCCCATGGGCGGCATGAAGGAATCCGGAGCCGGACGCCGCAACGGCGCAGAAGGCCTGCTGAAGTACACCGAACCCCAGTCAATCGCCGTGCAGCGAGGAATGGGCCTGCGGCCACCAAAGGGAGTACCGGGTTCCCTGTGGGCCCGCTTCATGACAGTGAGCATGAAACTGCTGCGGCGCCTGCCGGGCCGCTGA